In the genome of Populus alba chromosome 11, ASM523922v2, whole genome shotgun sequence, one region contains:
- the LOC118031244 gene encoding F-box protein At5g07610: MDGEINTSESIAAEAVEAAARGENDFSLVNLNADLLINILVRLPPAKSVFCSKLVSKGWCSILENPYFVSRFISHHINDKLRNHYSSYAATYHKYPPLFFISRYNDRRLCFFATGADQEESPKEFTLEFLPRENDINRIVSVKASCNDLLFCLAKNSDYVITHYYICNPFTRQWSVLPPPLIRTTTKRIYFGLVCQPNYQRWIQGQQYESRFRLVRFIEVAKHHVAVDLYCSETGQWNESFLVGAQYDFIFTNVLAHDGKLHWYNGRDVVAYDPFKDGQTIFIDGSQFKGRTPLPDVILNNPDRLILRVVNFRLGECRGLLRFMQIITNSYRSDSNDHLSVWELKDNETRGFSMVHVISFDNMFSKEAWVRDFVKSENRVTARALAFHPENKDVVYLGFLYHIISCNIRTGELEVIGGIPYEHKFCALENVFGIKQPWWPTPVSN, translated from the coding sequence atggaTGGAGAAATAAATACATCAGAATCCATAGCGGCAGAAGCAGTAGAAGCAGCAGCAAGAGGAGAAAACGATTTCTCTCTCGTCAATCTGAATGCCGATCTGTTGATCAACATTCTTGTTCGACTTCCACCAGCAAAATCAGTCTTTTGTTCCAAGTTGGTCTCCAAAGGTTGGTGTTCTATACTAGAGAATCCCTATTTTGTTTCCAGGTTTATATCGCACCATATCAATGACAAGCTGAGAAACCATTATTCTTCTTATGCCGCTACATACCACAAATACCCCCCTCTCTTCTTTATTAGTAGATACAACGATCGAAGGCTTTGTTTTTTCGCAACTGGTGCTGATCAGGAGGAATCCCCCAAGGAATTCACGTTAGAATTTCTTCCACGGGAAAACGACATTAATCGTATTGTTTCTGTAAAGGCTTCCTGCAACGATCTACTCTTCTGCTTAGCAAAAAACAGTGATTATGTTATCACTCATTACTATATCTGCAATCCCTTCACCAGGCAATGGAGTGTCCTCCCTCCTCCTCTCATAAGAACTACaacaaaaagaatatattttggGTTGGTTTGCCAGCCAAATTATCAGAGATGGATTCAAGGACAACAATATGAATCTCGTTTTCGGCTTGTACGCTTTATCGAGGTAGCAAAGCACCATGTCGCGGTGGACTTATATTGTTCTGAGACTGGACAATGGAATGAGTCTTTTCTGGTAGGTGCCCAGTATGACTTCATCTTTACCAATGTTTTAGCACATGATGGGAAGTTACATTGGTACAATGGTAGAGATGTTGTTGCTTACGATCCCTTTAAAGATGGTCAAACCATTTTCATCGATGGATCCCAATTTAAAGGACGAACCCCATTGCCCGACGTCATTCTTAACAATCCTGACCGCCTCATTTTACGGGTGGTTAACTTCCGCCTCGGGGAATGCCGAGGATTGTTGCGGTTCATGCAGATCATCACTAATTCCTACCGTTCAGATTCTAATGATCATCTGAGTGTTTGGGAGCTCAAGGACAATGAGACTAGAGGATTCAGTATGGTACACGTGATTTCCTTCGACAATATGTTCTCCAAAGAAGCCTGGGTTAGAGATTTTGTAAAGAGCGAGAATAGGGTCACTGCACGGGCACTAGCTTTCCACCCAGAGAATAAGGATGTGGTATACTTGGGCTTCCTTTACCACATCATCTCGTGCAACATCCGAACCGGAGAGTTGGAAGTCATTGGTGGGATTCCGTATGAACATAAATTCTGTGCTTTGGAAAATGTCTTCGGAATCAAGCAACCATGGTGGCCAACACCAGTTTCGAATTAA
- the LOC118031242 gene encoding probable serine/threonine-protein kinase PBL23 yields the protein MSRIIDRSKRRNISQVFAFRELAVATKKFNPHCLVGEGGFGRVYKGYIGSIDQIVAVKQLDRNGLQGNREFFSEVLTLSLVQHSNLVKLIGYCADGDQRLLVYEFMASGSLENHLLDLRPGKEPLDWTTRMKIASGAAKGLEYLHDVADPQIIYRDFKASNILLDEDFNPKLSDFGLAKLGPTGGKEHVSTRVMGTYGYCAPEYQMTGQLTKMSDVYSFGVVFLEIISGRRVIDMSRPTEEQNLIHWAAPLLKDRSQFTAIADPLLGGKYPKKSLYQALVIAAMCIQEEADRRPLIADVVMALEYLATPIDEKKVTMTSTESIHHVDSVKGGNAKEELGV from the exons ATGTCTCGTATAATAG ACAGAAGCAAAAGGAGGAACATTTCTCAAGTTTTCGCTTTTCGCGAACTAGCTGTTGCAaccaaaaaattcaatcctCATTGCCTGGTGGGAGAAGGTGGATTTGGAAGGGTGTACAAAGGATACATTGGGAGCATCGATCAA aTTGTTGCTGTTAAGCAGCTTGACAGGAATGGATTGCAAGGAAACAGAGAATTCTTTTCTGAGGTCCTTACATTAAGTTTGGTTCAACACTCCAATCTTGTCAAACTGATTGGCTACTGCGCTGATGGTGATCAAAGACTCCTAGTTTATGAATTCATGGCCAGTGGATCTTTGGAAAATCACCTTCTTG ATTTACGTCCAGGAAAAGAGCCTTTGGACTGGACAACTAGGATGAAAATAGCATCAGGAGCAGCAAAAGGGCTGGAGTATTTGCATGATGTTGCGGATCCTCAAATCATCTACAGGGATTTCAAagcttcaaatattttattagatgaaGATTTCAATCCGAAGCTGTCTGATTTTGGACTTGCCAAGTTGGGTCCAACAGGAGGAAAAGAACATGTGTCTACCAGGGTGATGGGTACATATGGCTACTGCGCTCCTGAATATCAAATGACAGGTCAGCTGACAAAAATGTCTGATGTGTACAGTTTCGGTGTTGTTTTTCTGGAGATAATTTCAGGAAGGAGAGTTATTGACATGTCAAGACCAACTGAAGAGCAGAACCTAATTCATTGG GCAGCGCCGCTATTGAAGGACAGAAGTCAATTTACAGCAATTGCAGATCCGTTGCTTGGAGGAAAATACCCAAAAAAGAGTCTATATCAAGCTCTTGTAATTGCAGCCATGTGTATCCAAGAGGAAGCTGATAGACGACCTTTGATCGCTGATGTTGTAATGGCACTTGAGTATCTTGCCACGCCAATTGATGAGAAAAAAGTCACAATGACATCAACCGAAAGCATTCACCATGTTGACTCTGTGAAAGGAGGAAATGCAAAGGAAGAGCTGGGAGTTTAG